Proteins co-encoded in one Metabacillus sp. KUDC1714 genomic window:
- a CDS encoding ICP22 family protein, with protein MDNKRYAYEGSYPFRRKRDRNSSDLTNSIMDRGEDRQKNSNKQILNVDDKQYKNTGATNNQVSSTSNIDKQINSVPLILPRPKLEEQKIKLKKNIQEEFENEHVNEFMHPKTSSNLNLSKAGNKIKQELNEDELIQRKERISSMMNQFSSMLEESFSFQDKFSVKREESSSFSEKSSSDSEESSMLEEEFSSKLEKGTSLLDEPESSNKENTLLQKEFSAMLVEGSPEWDESESINEEVTSLEKEFSAILKGRSPEWDESESINEEVTSLEKEFSAILKGRSPEWDESESMNEEVTSLEKEFSAMLEGRSTKWDESESINEKVTSLEEEFLAMLEERSPEDESESMNKEVTTLEEEFLVMLEERSPEWDDCELIKEEDTSLEEEFSEMLEERSPEWDDCELIKEEDTSLEEEFSEMLEERSPECEESELIKEEDSLLEEEFSEMLEERSPERDESESIKEEDSSLEEEFSEMLEEGSSECEESESIKEEDPLLEEEFSEKLEEGSPECEESELIKEEDSSLEEEFSGMLEEGSPECEESESIKEEDSSLEEEFSGMLEERSPECEESESIKEEDTSLEEEFSAKLEERSPECEESELIKEEDSSLEKEFSEMLEEGSPEWDESESTKEADNSLEEEFSMKLEETSSVLDEFAPTAEEVSSLQNESSSVQDEFIEDATSSLNRFDSLLDKFSLMLEDEHEHASSQDGFERELLKEENREDESCKTPLKQNLSENCSQKSHLPIVKLPVLLAKTNIDIDIFNSLEFSLPIANITKIEWAIDSLECRVLLPSTTVFLKGILIADIQYVNENLTHTLHTVKVPVPWEKIITINWLYPPVLSSSSQREFMFGSHDAGEVSSHYEYCQKITDQIEYSLRSINFVWHDEVGSQAETPKVSIQGRAKLAIDLLQQQYIDLNSAGSFL; from the coding sequence ATGGATAATAAAAGATATGCATATGAAGGATCCTACCCATTTCGTCGGAAAAGAGATAGAAATTCAAGCGATCTTACAAACAGCATAATGGATCGTGGAGAAGATCGACAAAAGAACAGTAACAAACAAATTTTGAATGTAGATGACAAACAGTATAAGAATACAGGAGCAACTAATAACCAGGTATCCTCAACTAGCAATATAGATAAACAAATTAATTCAGTTCCTTTAATTTTGCCTCGACCAAAGTTGGAGGAACAAAAGATTAAACTAAAGAAAAATATACAAGAAGAATTTGAAAATGAGCATGTGAATGAATTCATGCACCCAAAAACATCATCTAATTTAAATTTAAGTAAAGCAGGTAACAAAATTAAGCAAGAGTTGAATGAAGATGAACTTATTCAAAGGAAGGAAAGAATCTCTTCGATGATGAATCAATTTTCCTCAATGCTCGAAGAATCCTTTTCCTTCCAGGATAAGTTCTCTGTTAAGCGCGAGGAATCTTCATCCTTTAGTGAAAAGTCTTCATCTGACAGTGAGGAATCCTCTATGCTGGAGGAAGAGTTTTCAAGCAAGCTTGAAAAAGGAACTTCTTTACTAGATGAGCCTGAATCAAGCAATAAAGAAAATACTTTACTACAAAAAGAGTTTTCAGCGATGCTTGTAGAAGGATCTCCCGAATGGGATGAGTCTGAATCAATAAACGAGGAAGTCACATCTCTAGAAAAAGAATTTTCAGCGATTCTTAAAGGAAGATCTCCCGAATGGGATGAGTCTGAATCAATAAACGAGGAAGTCACATCACTAGAAAAAGAGTTTTCAGCGATTCTTAAAGGAAGATCTCCTGAATGGGATGAGTCTGAATCAATGAACGAGGAAGTCACATCACTAGAAAAAGAGTTTTCAGCGATGCTTGAAGGAAGATCTACCAAATGGGATGAGTCCGAATCAATAAACGAGAAAGTCACATCACTAGAAGAAGAGTTTTTAGCTATGCTTGAAGAAAGATCTCCCGAGGATGAGTCTGAATCAATGAACAAGGAAGTCACAACCCTAGAAGAAGAGTTTTTAGTGATGCTTGAAGAAAGATCTCCTGAATGGGATGATTGTGAATTAATCAAAGAAGAAGATACTTCATTAGAAGAAGAGTTTTCAGAGATGCTTGAAGAAAGATCTCCCGAATGGGATGATTGTGAATTAATCAAAGAAGAAGATACTTCATTAGAAGAAGAGTTTTCAGAGATGCTTGAAGAAAGATCTCCCGAATGTGAAGAGTCTGAATTAATCAAAGAAGAAGATTCTTTATTAGAAGAAGAGTTTTCCGAGATGCTTGAAGAAAGATCTCCCGAACGGGATGAGTCTGAATCAATCAAAGAAGAGGATTCTTCATTAGAAGAAGAATTTTCCGAGATGCTTGAAGAAGGATCTTCCGAATGTGAAGAGTCTGAATCAATCAAAGAAGAGGATCCTTTATTAGAAGAAGAGTTCTCAGAGAAACTTGAAGAAGGATCTCCCGAATGTGAAGAGTCTGAATTAATCAAAGAAGAAGATTCTTCATTAGAAGAAGAGTTTTCAGGGATGCTTGAAGAAGGATCTCCCGAATGTGAAGAGTCTGAATCAATCAAAGAAGAGGATTCTTCATTAGAAGAAGAGTTTTCAGGGATGCTTGAAGAAAGATCTCCCGAATGTGAAGAGTCTGAATCAATCAAAGAAGAGGATACTTCATTAGAAGAAGAGTTTTCAGCCAAGCTTGAAGAAAGATCTCCTGAATGTGAAGAGTCTGAATTAATCAAAGAAGAAGATTCTTCATTAGAAAAAGAGTTTTCAGAAATGCTTGAAGAAGGATCTCCCGAGTGGGATGAGTCTGAATCAACCAAAGAAGCAGATAACTCACTAGAAGAAGAGTTTTCAATGAAGCTTGAAGAAACCTCTTCCGTACTTGATGAGTTTGCTCCTACCGCTGAAGAAGTCTCATCACTACAGAATGAATCTTCTTCAGTTCAGGATGAGTTTATTGAAGATGCTACTTCAAGTCTAAATAGATTTGACTCTTTACTAGATAAATTTTCTTTAATGCTTGAAGATGAGCATGAGCATGCTTCTAGTCAGGATGGTTTTGAAAGAGAGCTTTTAAAGGAGGAAAATAGGGAGGACGAATCTTGCAAAACTCCTTTAAAGCAAAATCTTTCTGAAAATTGTTCACAAAAATCGCACCTCCCAATAGTAAAACTTCCTGTTTTACTTGCTAAAACGAACATTGATATCGATATTTTTAATTCGTTAGAATTTTCATTGCCAATAGCAAATATAACTAAAATTGAGTGGGCGATTGATTCTTTAGAATGCCGTGTGCTATTACCTTCAACTACTGTTTTCTTGAAAGGGATACTGATAGCAGATATCCAATATGTAAACGAGAACCTTACACACACACTTCATACAGTAAAAGTTCCAGTTCCATGGGAGAAAATTATTACTATTAATTGGCTTTACCCTCCTGTCTTATCAAGCAGCAGTCAAAGAGAGTTTATGTTTGGATCACATGATGCTGGAGAGGTTAGTTCACATTACGAGTATTGTCAGAAAATTACAGATCAAATTGAATATTCTTTACGAAGTATCAACTTTGTATGGCATGATGAAGTAGGATCTCAGGCAGAGACGCCAAAGGTCTCTATTCAAGGAAGAGCCAAACTTGCTATCGATCTATTGCAGCAGCAGTATATTGATCTTAATTCAGCAGGGAGCTTTCTTTGA
- a CDS encoding CsxC family protein yields MKRNTGCGCNDNHSKQHGCPPGPSCDVAHSTSGECTVTEFPVVADEERTVVLTDITLQTIVKADIKLPTFAREIKSIRKNVSLTQCRAVPSFLDPSLTVKLWVEGIVHKNIQYVEDCNGWIKDYSVDVPFDCFIEVPLENPIFFPFGQFSRKSSVDEVRELSKDGHGADRCSFGTVTFEVFNEPIGCKLLFAAVNELDELSNFDNWGRFDRVTEKMEVLLALKLFQKQQNFTPPTIAPTTPPITGGATFAGSTIYDSIRNVMRR; encoded by the coding sequence ATGAAGAGAAATACAGGTTGTGGTTGTAATGATAACCACTCAAAACAACACGGCTGTCCTCCTGGTCCATCTTGTGACGTAGCACATTCAACATCAGGGGAGTGTACAGTTACAGAGTTTCCGGTAGTAGCTGATGAAGAAAGAACGGTTGTTCTTACAGATATTACATTACAAACTATTGTCAAAGCGGATATAAAGCTTCCAACGTTTGCAAGGGAAATTAAATCTATTAGGAAGAATGTTTCATTAACACAGTGTAGAGCTGTCCCTTCTTTCCTAGACCCTTCATTAACTGTTAAATTATGGGTGGAAGGTATTGTACACAAAAATATTCAATATGTAGAGGATTGCAATGGATGGATTAAAGATTATAGCGTAGATGTTCCATTTGACTGTTTTATAGAAGTTCCACTTGAAAACCCTATTTTCTTCCCGTTTGGTCAGTTTAGTCGAAAAAGTTCTGTTGATGAAGTTAGAGAACTTTCTAAGGATGGTCACGGAGCAGACCGTTGTTCATTTGGAACAGTAACATTCGAGGTATTTAATGAACCAATTGGATGTAAATTGCTTTTTGCTGCTGTCAACGAACTAGACGAATTAAGCAATTTTGACAACTGGGGTAGATTTGACAGAGTTACTGAGAAAATGGAAGTCTTACTTGCACTTAAATTATTCCAAAAACAACAGAATTTCACACCTCCAACAATTGCACCAACTACACCACCTATTACTGGAGGAGCTACTTTCGCAGGATCTACTATTTACGACAGTATCAGAAATGTAATGCGTCGCTAA